Proteins from a genomic interval of Salinarchaeum sp. Harcht-Bsk1:
- the msrA gene encoding peptide-methionine (S)-S-oxide reductase MsrA: protein MTAQATFAGGCFWCIDAALEELDGVESTTSGYTGGHVEDPSYEEVCRETTGHAEAVRVEYDPDRVEYADLLEVFFSIHDPTTKDRQGPDVGSQYRSAVYYHDETQREIVEAFVADLEDAGVYDDPIVTEIEPVETFYVAEEYHQNYFEKNPDKPYCAAQVLPKVEKVRTEFDALTAR from the coding sequence ATGACAGCGCAAGCCACGTTCGCCGGCGGTTGCTTCTGGTGTATCGACGCGGCGCTCGAGGAACTCGACGGCGTCGAGTCGACGACCTCGGGGTACACGGGCGGGCACGTGGAGGATCCGAGTTACGAGGAAGTCTGTCGGGAGACGACCGGCCACGCGGAGGCGGTGCGCGTCGAGTACGATCCGGATCGCGTCGAGTACGCAGACCTCCTCGAAGTCTTCTTCAGCATTCACGATCCGACGACGAAGGACCGACAGGGCCCGGACGTGGGATCGCAGTACCGCTCGGCGGTCTACTACCACGACGAGACCCAGCGGGAGATCGTCGAAGCCTTCGTCGCCGACCTCGAGGACGCGGGCGTCTACGACGATCCCATCGTCACGGAGATCGAACCCGTCGAGACGTTCTACGTCGCCGAGGAGTACCACCAGAACTACTTCGAGAAGAACCCGGACAAGCCCTACTGCGCAGCGCAGGTGCTCCCGAAGGTCGAGAAGGTTCGCACCGAGTTCGACGCATTGACGGCGCGATAG